One genomic region from Pseudomonas hormoni encodes:
- a CDS encoding winged helix-turn-helix transcriptional regulator, which translates to MSEEEVIRQSQAACDALSAEDDGLKREVLTHAGNRWSLGIVHTLGSAGKLRHAEIGRRLEGVTQRMLTRSLRQLERDGLIVRFDHGEVPPRVDYELTPLGRSFLARMVPLWTWLLENADGFRAARVRFDGENRSGEA; encoded by the coding sequence ATGAGTGAAGAAGAGGTGATCCGCCAGTCGCAAGCCGCGTGCGATGCGCTCAGCGCCGAGGACGACGGACTCAAGCGCGAAGTGCTGACCCATGCGGGCAATCGCTGGTCGCTGGGTATCGTCCATACCCTGGGGAGCGCGGGGAAATTGCGCCACGCCGAAATTGGGCGGCGCTTGGAGGGTGTTACGCAACGCATGCTGACTCGCAGTCTGAGGCAACTGGAGCGTGATGGATTAATTGTGCGTTTCGATCACGGCGAAGTGCCGCCAAGAGTCGATTATGAGCTGACGCCGCTGGGGCGCAGTTTTCTGGCGCGGATGGTGCCGCTTTGGACTTGGCTGTTGGAAAATGCGGATGGTTTTCGGGCTGCGCGGGTGCGGTTTGATGGTGAGAACCGATCTGGCGAAGCGTAA
- a CDS encoding aromatic alcohol reductase yields MNPLNPAKTENILVLGAGELGMAVLRELAARQEARVSVMLRPSAIDTMSAHKRQTLEELDALGVEVLPGDVVNESIEQLAARFSGFDSLISCLGFVAGSGTQVKLARAALQSEVKRYVPWQFGVDYDVIGRGSPQDLFDEQLDVRQLLRAQSRLQWLIISTGMFTSFLFEPAFGVVDLAQNTVRALGSWNTAVTVTTPEDIGRLTAVVLFDPALVNQVVYVTGDTLTYGQLADTVDRLLHRTVERVEWTVPALMADLAAAPDDPTRKYRAVFAEGKGVAWDKAQSYNAERQIKTTTVAEWIEQHLL; encoded by the coding sequence ATGAACCCGCTCAATCCTGCAAAAACCGAAAACATTCTGGTATTAGGTGCCGGCGAGCTTGGCATGGCCGTACTGCGCGAGCTGGCCGCTCGGCAGGAGGCTCGTGTCTCGGTGATGCTGCGACCGTCGGCCATCGATACCATGTCCGCGCACAAACGCCAAACGCTCGAAGAACTGGATGCGCTGGGTGTCGAGGTGCTGCCGGGCGATGTGGTGAACGAGTCCATAGAGCAGCTTGCCGCGCGGTTTAGCGGTTTCGATTCGCTGATCAGTTGCCTCGGCTTCGTCGCCGGTAGCGGGACGCAAGTCAAACTCGCCCGCGCCGCGTTGCAGTCGGAGGTGAAACGTTATGTGCCGTGGCAGTTCGGCGTGGACTACGACGTGATCGGTCGGGGCAGCCCGCAAGATCTGTTTGACGAGCAACTGGACGTCCGCCAATTGCTGCGCGCGCAATCCCGACTGCAATGGCTGATCATTTCGACCGGCATGTTCACCAGTTTCCTGTTCGAGCCCGCGTTCGGCGTGGTCGATCTGGCGCAGAACACCGTACGCGCCCTGGGCAGTTGGAACACCGCCGTGACGGTCACCACGCCGGAGGACATCGGCCGGTTGACCGCCGTTGTCCTGTTCGATCCCGCGTTGGTGAATCAGGTTGTCTACGTGACCGGTGACACCCTCACTTACGGGCAATTGGCCGACACCGTTGACCGCTTGCTGCACCGCACGGTCGAGCGTGTCGAATGGACAGTGCCCGCGCTCATGGCCGATCTGGCCGCCGCACCCGATGATCCGACGCGCAAGTACCGGGCGGTGTTTGCCGAGGGCAAAGGTGTCGCCTGGGATAAGGCGCAGAGTTACAACGCTGAACGGCAAATCAAAACGACCACCGTCGCAGAGTGGATCGAGCAGCATTTGCTCTGA
- a CDS encoding cupin domain-containing protein yields the protein MIRNIMKTACLAALIVTSATMPFVQAQPLPLDKVGALHNEDVEWRSFPAFPKEVKLAVLAGDPSKPAPYVVRVKVPNGTKLMPHTHPEDRIYTVMSGVFYIGFGKVFDPAKLVAYGPGSVVILPANTPHFHWAKSGEYISQVYGTGPLGLEYIDSHDDPRNASK from the coding sequence ATGATCAGGAACATTATGAAAACTGCTTGTCTGGCTGCACTGATTGTCACCAGCGCAACAATGCCATTCGTCCAGGCACAACCATTGCCACTGGATAAGGTCGGTGCTTTACATAATGAAGACGTTGAGTGGCGCAGCTTTCCAGCCTTCCCGAAGGAAGTGAAACTGGCCGTGTTGGCCGGCGACCCGAGTAAGCCAGCACCCTACGTTGTAAGAGTCAAAGTGCCGAATGGCACAAAATTAATGCCCCATACACATCCTGAGGATCGTATCTATACCGTCATGTCCGGTGTTTTCTATATTGGCTTCGGTAAGGTTTTTGATCCGGCCAAGCTGGTTGCTTATGGTCCAGGCAGCGTAGTGATACTTCCGGCCAATACGCCACACTTTCACTGGGCTAAATCCGGAGAGTACATTTCACAAGTTTACGGAACGGGTCCACTAGGCCTTGAGTATATTGATAGCCATGATGATCCTCGTAATGCGTCGAAGTAA